The genomic segment GACTGATTATCAAGTATAGTTCCCGTCTCGAAGCCAGCTAGGAGATGGGATCAGCATTGCTCTTCTATGGAAAATCTATCAAATCTGTGATTTCACATCTTCAGTATGCAACATTCCCGCCCTACACTGGTGTATACAATAGTTGCGTAATGCAAAGAGTTTCTAATTCATGTGCCTGTACGCTCACACATATTGCACCTTTGCTAGAAGCACAATATCACCTAATGCACCGCAGAGCCAATTAACCCAGATatgccaaggccgagcatcgcTGCACAGATTCATTTTCCAGAACTCTTGTGGTAGTGGCATAGGGCCATGTTACACTAAATCATCAGAAGTCTAAGTTCATGGATATCCCATAACTTGTCCATGAAGCTACAATGATATGACAGTGTTGTGTGAAACTGACCCGGGTTCATTAGAAGGTTATTAAGTTTGCATGTTCTCATGTTGTACAAGGACAAGTCAATACATACCAATTACATGCTTatgtaaggtcattttatcaatttattcCAAGTGTTCTGCTGCatatacaaaatttgaatttgaatttgaaatttaatttgaattttgatttgaatttgcatatgaatttgaatttagcCTTGATGGAGCTGATAAAGCCAAACTTTGAAATACCCCCTCCCTCCAGCAACCACaaattgtaaaaaagaaaatgtttttaaagataaataagtaGAAATAGATAAGTGAACATTTGTACTTCAATGAATGATTTCAAGAGTAAGTTGGTAAATGGCTGAATATGAGTTATGTAGTTGAGTGGgtgagtgaataaataaattaactcccccccaaaaaaatacacaaacaaatgggtaccaataaaaaaaaaacaagtgaatGTTTCAATTAAGAAATAAGTAAAACTAAATATGTAACTTACACACATATTGAGCATTGATGCTTTGTActttgtaaattagaaatatTATTCTCGTACATGAATTCTCACTTGACTAATCATAATGTTTCATATTTACCAAccacataacaaacaaatacTAAAGTCTGATTAATAATATAATCTACAGATTCTTGAAATTTTCTTCAAGTCAGATATGTTTATGGGAGGTGGGACATGTATTccttcaaaatacatttttttcaattatattaATCTATGAAGGGTCTATACTAAAGTTGAAACAGACTTTAGTATAGACCTTGAGGTAGGTTGACCAAAAGTTTTACTGGTATATGcttaatattttatatatgtGCCTACTACAGCCGCATTTCCATTATAAAGTAAggagatgaaaatattttacattgAACTAAATGTAGAAGGTACATCGCCTAAGGTATGAGCCCTGTCCTAAAGGATGAATCCTTCACAGCTTCTTTTGCTGCTATTCATCTCCTTTTGGCAGAGATTTAACAATAAAGTGGGAAAGCCACTGAGCAGCTTTACTAAGAGATGTGGCAAGGACTTTTGGTAAAGTTCCTAACTAACCTTTTTTTGTGAaagaatataaatttatttacttttgaGACTTATATCTGCCTTCCTCTATCCACTGAAGTTCCTTCAGGATCTGCTTGTGGAAAATTATTATGAAACATATTTTCTGTCTCCATCATTTCGCAGATTCAAAATCACCTGATGCTGGTGTCCACAAGCAACCCGACGGCTCTGGTACCAACAATAACAACAAGCCAAGCAGAGACAAGAGGAAGAGACATAACCAGGCAGTCACTATGGAGGATATCCAGAAAGCCAGCAAACTTAAGGTATCTTATtcagcaagattttttttaaattttaaatgatGTTTAAGGGACCATGTCAAAAGTCAGATCCACATCTTTTGCTCAAGAATCCTAGAAGCGGCCTTTCATTTCCTAATTCTCAGACACATAACAATGGGGAATGCAGGTAAACTGCTATGAGTTGACGTATAGTGCCTTCTTAATCAATTCTTGGTGAAGATGTGGCACAGACTTCTAACAAGTTACCTAATTTTGCAAGAGTTGTGTTTACTAAAATATCTTCAATTTTTTGGTATTGAATTATATTCTTGTTCATGGTTAGGATTGGTCAGGGGGTGTAGTTGAAAATTCAACAGGGTATTCGCTGTGGAGttcattttcccctttccttttctgtgggggggggggggggtgaggttGGCAAAGTTGTAaggttttttaatgaaagattAGAATATAGTGAATCTCCATCATTGATTGATAGATAGGATGCATTTAAAAAAACGTGTAGTAGTACATTAGTGGttgttagaaaaaaataatatatttgtcatTGTGGCTCAGTTTTATATTCCACAACAAATCCTCTTGCAATTTCTAGCTCATATTAACtagcattttcaaaataaacgttAACATCATGGGTGGAAATAACAGTTGGTAAAACTGTTTTGgtaaatgaatacaaaagaaatgaaaccATTTTTAACTCATTCCATCTTTTGTTTTACAGGGATCATCAGATCCAGCTCCATCACACACTAGCCAGAAGTCCAAAGATCTCCCACCTTCACCAAAAATAATTGAACCTCCAGTCCAATCTGCAAAGACATCATCTCAAGAGATGTCCCCAAGGAACCTGAAAGCAGGTGGCTTCAAGATTGAAACTGTGACAAAGACAGAACTGAAAAAGGATTCCAGCATGCCCAAACCTGGAGACCAGACAGTCTTGAAAAGAGCCACATCACCAACCCATGATGTATCCAAGAGAGCCAGCTGGGGATCAAATAAAGGAGAACCATTGAAAGATGGCTTGAAACCTGCAGGTGGACAGCAGACTGGGGTAGATAGACCTTCAAGTCCTTTGAGCAAAGTGACACTTAGGAAACCAGAGATTCCCAAAGTGTTGCAGGATTCAACCAGGCAGAGAAAGAACTCTGATAGTAGCATTTCCACAAGTGAGTCATTATCTGTCTCACCTACAAGAAAAGTGAGAGGTGGCAGCTTCTCAAACAAATCAGATAGTGAAAAGACTGGAAGTCTTCAGAGGCCAAAGTCAATGCCAGTGAAGGATTCAGCAACATCTAGCCAATCCAAAGATCAAAAGACTCCTAGTTCAAAGACCGGTGGTCATGCCAGGGTGTCATCTTCTCCAGAAAAGAAGCGTTTATCAAAGACAATGTCATCTCCAGAAAGAAAACCACCAAAGAAAACAGACACAAAGGCATCTGCAGAAAGAAAGCTGTCCTCAGCTTCATCAACTTCATCCTCTACCAAAAGTTCTCAGGTTGATAAGAGGACTTCGTATCCACCTGCAAAGACAACATCCCCAGATAGGAAACCTCTTTCTAGAAGACAGTCTTCACCGGAGAAAAAGCTAACAACTAGGCCTGCCTCACCAGAGAAAAAGCTAAGAACTAGGCCTGCCTCACCGGAAAAGAAACTGACAACCAGACAACCTTCTCCAGAGAAAAAAGTCTCAAAGACAACAGGAGAGAAGAAGCTCACCAGACAAGCCTCTAGTGAAAAGAAACCCTCAAGAACAACATCCCCTGAAAAGAAAGTCTCAGGGAAATCCTCCACAGAAATAAAGTCATCAAGGACAGTTTCCCCTGATAAGAGGGTATCAAAGACATCACcaacagaaaagaaaaatgaaagagcaACATCTCCTGAAAAGAGGCCTTCCACAAAACGCACAAGCTCCCCTGTGAAAAAGCCATCCGTGAAGAAGGATTCAGAGTCAAAGACCAATAAGAAATCACCAGAGTCTACCAAGGCAACCAAAGATGCTGACAACAAGAAGATGGAAAGCAAGACAAATGGTGTTGATGTTAGCAAGAAGGAACCAGCCAAATCAGATTTGATAGTCCAGAAACCCCAAGTTAAGGAGGAAATCATCGCTAAGaaggaagaaaacaaagaagaagcCGTTCCCGCTGCCCCAGAACCAAAGATGCCTCAGCCAGTTGTGACCATCGTTGCACCAGCCCCTGATAGAAAACCTAGCCAAGCCAAGAGAATAAGGAGTAGAACAATTGAGGTTGACATGCTGAGGAGAAATGGAACGCCAGGTgagtaaaataatgaaaaccaaTAAGGTtcttggaaaaaaagaaaaggtaccTTGTCAAAAGGCATAGCTGCGTCTTACATGCCTTTCATTTCCAATTCTGACACTTAATCATAGACAAAACAACGGGCCATGTAGGAGAAGACGCATTGTGCCTTCATTGCGGAATTCCTCTGCTAAAATCCGAAGCACAGACCAATTGCCCTGAAACGTGAAATAGGACATAATCCTTTTGATAGGCTTGTTTAGTCATTTATCTTCTGATAGTTTGGATATCAGATTTTAGGGCCCTCTTTTATAAATTGCATCAAACTTCATGCAACTTTCTCTTCTTTGGTGCCAATTTGTGTTCCAATATTGAAAATAGATAACATGTATACAACCTGTGCCTTGATATTACTGTATTTTGTTATCCAGAAATTAATCTGGAGTAGAAACAGCCTCTGGTAATAAGTGTTGGGAATATACAGGAaactcaaaattttgtttctacCTTgcaagtgtacatgtatatgcagctGCTTGCTTGTACAGTATGTTCTTATTAGAGAATGATCCAAGGGAAAAAAATCACGGATCATCATGACTTGCTAATTTCAATGACTGTGACAATACACCAATTTTGTTTTCTGTCCGTACATCAATGTCAAATTATTGTCaccaaaattgacattttcataTGAGTAATGATTGCTTCCCTTTCACAATAAGCtaaaatcattttataaactttgaaattttaggGTGTCACTTGTCCTCAAATTGCCGAATGTTAAAtagtatttttatcaaaatcatattattgTCTTCCCGGAGTACCACTTTAATCTCATTTTGATGACTTTCAAATAATACTCTCTAAGCAGCTGGAACATGGTCTAGTCAATATGGTGATATGCAACAAAGAACTCCAACATAACTCACCGTGAAACACTTCTAGGAAAATGTTGCATGTAAAGTTTCATTTGAATACAACTCAAAATATCTAATGCCAGtcttatttcatgtttttgaatGTCTGCAATTCAAGCAATACCCCCTAGAGTAATTGGGTATTTGATAATATCTTTGCCATCAACATTCATTATCTTGACAGGCCTAATTCTTGCTGCAAGTAGGTTGACAATTTTTTCCCTAGATAGCCTGTGCTGTAAGTATTGACAAAACGAAGAAATATTCAACTGAACAATGAATCCCAAGTGCTGGcaagaaaaaagatgaaaataaagaaaagaaacagtGATTTCAGGCACAGTGTTGATTGCATGGTTGTCAACCAGTCTCTCAGGATTAAAGCCAAGGAGTGACCTCACAAGAAGGGCAAAATTTCTGCGTAGATTTTGCAATGCACAAACTGCTAATTCTTCCTAACTTACCTTCGGAGAaaggttcaatttttttttgtgttcgATATATTTTATGTTTGCATTAGATCCCAAGAGGGATGCCCTGTCCACCAAGGATGATGAACTGTTTGCTATGATGCAGATGAGAGCCCAACAGATcagagaagaagaggagaaagaaggaaaggtcGATGAGAGTGGAGAAGAAGAGGATAGAAGCGTCTCTGAGGAGAAGCCTGAAGATGTTATTAAGGTGATTatgatttgtatagcgcacgtatccaccttgttacatgtaggtgctcaagacgctcctatattaccctggctacgCTGGTCTACCAgttccggtgctcacagctttttgaggaattacttcctgcctgTCTCTATTTAccccacctgggttgagtgcagcacaatgtgggtaaatttcttgatgaagGAGAGCATGCTGTGGCTGGGAATTGAACCCCTtgccctcagattgaaagacgtcGTCTTAACCACTAGAATTCAACACCCCCACAATAAtggatttaaatgaaaaatatatttgtatctaCAGGCTTGATGGGATTGCAGTGCCTACATGGACTGCAATGATCTGTTGTTATAGTTATGCTACGTAGGCCCAACAAAAATTGGTATTTTGGGAATATCAAAGCAGTTGGTATATTTCTTCTATGTCAGATAAACTAAAAACGTGagaattttacattattttttccaGTTGTGGTACAGTCATATTGGCAGACCAACCCCAAACCAGTCTTCAAAAACAACTTCTGTGTCAGGTTTTTATTCCGTCTGGAATCAGAATGAATATAAACTCGACAAAGTCTTTTGAGCATGTtgaaaaacgaaaaaaataaagaaaaataaaaatattacagaGAACGGGTGCTAGATATTTCAAATATCTAATTTAAAAATTGTTACAAAGAATTAATCGCTGAAATAATGCATGGCCACATTATAGATTAGGTTGTGTGATGTTACTCAGGTATAATTCACATTAATGAACATTTACCAAAACATTAAACAAGCTTTATGTAACACATATCATCTTGGACACTGCTAGTTTATCTGGAAAATTACCTTTGTACATCCTCCTGAAGTAGTTTATTTCTCCTTCTTGTATACATCTGTCAGAATTgtttaggcctacattttttCATCTATTTTTATCATCTATGTTGCTGCCCTTGTAATTCTCTTCAAAAATCTTCAAACCTCTGGCGAAATGCCTTTTGGAGGGAAGTGGTTTGTTGTGGTTTTTTAAATCAATCCACACCTACAAAACTGAGTCATTGCCATTGCCCTGGATGTAGAACAGAAAGTGTATTTTCAGTCTAGTGTATGTTAaagtcattttttaaatttgtctgTTCTCCAAGTTCATGAActaagaaaacaaataatatttgatattataaATTTATGTTTTGAAGGCTAGAAGCATATTCGTTGTTtgcacttaaaggagaatgtaACCCTTGCAACAAACTTGCTTAATGTGAAATATAGGATTTATAAAGATTTGAGAACAATtggacaaataataagaaagttattagcatTTGAAAGTTGACAATTGGtcacattggcaatgtgaccgaGATGTGCATTGTCACACAAGAACAACCCTCCTCTTTGGATATTGTAATTATATCCCAAAGCATATATCTTATAATCCGTATTACATGTTTTCCCATAAAAATAATCACCTGGTCTACAGGATAGACATGATAATAGTGAAGATTTAAGTGAATATGTATAAAAGTAATGTGGAACTTTTAAATATGTACACTGTAGTATCACACATTGTTGGTTTGCATAGCCAATGGGATGATGCCCATTGAATCAAGATCTCAACAATCCAATAATTACAgcgtttttttaataaaacttttATTGGTCTGTTTCTTTCATGTTGGCTATTTTTTCAGGCAATAAAGTTAAAGACATGGCAggcaaagaacaataaaaataatcagtacAGTGTCTTCTGTCATCGTTTTCATTTGTTTCCATTAACATCCTCAGCATccccaatacatgtacatcattctaataatataaaaaaacactaacaacatcatcatcatcatcattatcaccatcaccatcaccataatcatcaatatcacTATGAACCCATTATCCTCAGCATCGCCATAATTTGGAAACATTTAAATATTCCTCTCTTTAACAATATATCCTTCTTTAAATGTGTCCCTTAGGTATCTCTCAAGGACAGGATGCAGTCTTTCAAGGGTAAGGAATCCAAGCCTACCCTTGTGGATTACAGCAAGCTACCAGTGTCACCCACCCCTAAGAGAGCCACCAAGATGCAGCCTCCTGAGAAAAGGTAGAATTGCTATTGTGTGTAAAAAATAGCATCtttgtattcatgaatattaatgaagcaAGAACTAACATTCTTTAAGTCAGCTGATTGTGAAAATATGTTATGCAATAGGCTTCTTTGCTATGTAATGCAAATCTATAGTTGTTTCCTTTTGTGGGAACTTAGTAATGAGGTACATGTATCCCTAAAAATTCTTAGTGATAAATGAAATGCAGCTGCACACATTAATTTTTGCTTTGTCTGGCAAGCTTTTTTTTTGATCCAATGACTTTGAATTTGAGatggttttgtttttatttcagacCAGAGCCTGTCAATGTAAAGCAGAatggagaagagaagaagagtGAAGATGAAGCTGAAGAAGATGACCAACTCGCTGGTCTTAGCCTCTCAGAGAAGATGAAGATGTTTACTCAGATGTCAGCCATCAGGAAGAAGGCtcaggaagaggaggaaaag from the Lytechinus pictus isolate F3 Inbred chromosome 1, Lp3.0, whole genome shotgun sequence genome contains:
- the LOC129259803 gene encoding titin homolog isoform X3, whose product is MEVYETDELRRSETEDTADAADRLIARHRRRKSSVDSSSDVFDSPHRSGSRDRRHDDFSDSDSVTSSASVDRPSRRHIKSERTDIRESRRQDSLPVSEQEARESIRLMIQNINNLLAEASKDDPVVNDKIDTIKLKKEEEKNPDDSDNDVDDNVFDMEDPIESNVSRMDSKSPDAGVHKQPDGSGTNNNNKPSRDKRKRHNQAVTMEDIQKASKLKGSSDPAPSHTSQKSKDLPPSPKIIEPPVQSAKTSSQEMSPRNLKAGGFKIETVTKTELKKDSSMPKPGDQTVLKRATSPTHDVSKRASWGSNKGEPLKDGLKPAGGQQTGVDRPSSPLSKVTLRKPEIPKVLQDSTRQRKNSDSSISTSESLSVSPTRKVRGGSFSNKSDSEKTGSLQRPKSMPVKDSATSSQSKDQKTPSSKTGGHARVSSSPEKKRLSKTMSSPERKPPKKTDTKASAERKLSSASSTSSSTKSSQVDKRTSYPPAKTTSPDRKPLSRRQSSPEKKLTTRPASPEKKLRTRPASPEKKLTTRQPSPEKKVSKTTGEKKLTRQASSEKKPSRTTSPEKKVSGKSSTEIKSSRTVSPDKRVSKTSPTEKKNERATSPEKRPSTKRTSSPVKKPSVKKDSESKTNKKSPESTKATKDADNKKMESKTNGVDVSKKEPAKSDLIVQKPQVKEEIIAKKEENKEEAVPAAPEPKMPQPVVTIVAPAPDRKPSQAKRIRSRTIEVDMLRRNGTPDPKRDALSTKDDELFAMMQMRAQQIREEEEKEGKVDESGEEEDRSVSEEKPEDVIKVSLKDRMQSFKGKESKPTLVDYSKLPVSPTPKRATKMQPPEKRPEPVNVKQNGEEKKSEDEAEEDDQLAGLSLSEKMKMFTQMSAIRKKAQEEEEKRAKSKSSSRFHRTRGRDRFQTQPVTPEELTTASSLAKEMAAQAENNEESKEKDEDIAREVKKEEVEDTMNTQDRIREEIRQAKLRETIVEEPSEESDDTSSRLPSMAEEEEPPADVQEDEYSKLTLSEKMRLFKEKSTEGTKPPPKVEPPKRKRRSESRFRTQPITVDEVKKAAVSPLAKSFSRPPSVEILGALPIAQQVSMVYGESNATPHPATMNGRSVSSTRRSSNSDLKEAMKDTATKDTASKDTATPKQLPKKEAEVKPQSYKDTVKKQKNLMALLASEIKGTSKEDEEVEHPKTEAVDASIKMARLGHDVTSPTEEKEPILESVETKSVDQTQAARVAASRKKDSVPQKAPPSPKTRHSLIQKQGTSETLSSSKKQLSSPEKKLTKPQPHPRSPQNIRRNGTAKSTKDAAPPSPVPSPRRSKMGSPASMRRQDSQDGDISSGAEDGKRIVNCAAKGSSSEFATPQREKKADQKIKESSSESEAEVRQRVSPVTEEHVALIKKKSKKNSTAEKRDR
- the LOC129259803 gene encoding serine/arginine repetitive matrix protein 1-like isoform X7 yields the protein MSKVFNELRRSETEDTADAADRLIARHRRRKSSVDSSSDVFDSPHRSGSRDRRHDDFSDSDSVTSSASVDRPSRRHIKSERTDIRESRRQDSHSKSPDAGVHKQPDGSGTNNNNKPSRDKRKRHNQAVTMEDIQKASKLKGSSDPAPSHTSQKSKDLPPSPKIIEPPVQSAKTSSQEMSPRNLKAGGFKIETVTKTELKKDSSMPKPGDQTVLKRATSPTHDVSKRASWGSNKGEPLKDGLKPAGGQQTGVDRPSSPLSKVTLRKPEIPKVLQDSTRQRKNSDSSISTSESLSVSPTRKVRGGSFSNKSDSEKTGSLQRPKSMPVKDSATSSQSKDQKTPSSKTGGHARVSSSPEKKRLSKTMSSPERKPPKKTDTKASAERKLSSASSTSSSTKSSQVDKRTSYPPAKTTSPDRKPLSRRQSSPEKKLTTRPASPEKKLRTRPASPEKKLTTRQPSPEKKVSKTTGEKKLTRQASSEKKPSRTTSPEKKVSGKSSTEIKSSRTVSPDKRVSKTSPTEKKNERATSPEKRPSTKRTSSPVKKPSVKKDSESKTNKKSPESTKATKDADNKKMESKTNGVDVSKKEPAKSDLIVQKPQVKEEIIAKKEENKEEAVPAAPEPKMPQPVVTIVAPAPDRKPSQAKRIRSRTIEVDMLRRNGTPDPKRDALSTKDDELFAMMQMRAQQIREEEEKEGKVDESGEEEDRSVSEEKPEDVIKVSLKDRMQSFKGKESKPTLVDYSKLPVSPTPKRATKMQPPEKRPEPVNVKQNGEEKKSEDEAEEDDQLAGLSLSEKMKMFTQMSAIRKKAQEEEEKRAKSKSSSRFHRTRGRDRFQTQPVTPEELTTASSLAKEMAAQAENNEESKEKDEDIAREVKKEEVEDTMNTQDRIREEIRQAKLRETIVEEPSEESDDTSSRLPSMAEEEEPPADVQEDEYSKLTLSEKMRLFKEKSTEGTKPPPKVEPPKRKRRSESRFRTQPITVDEVKKAAVSPLAKSFSRPPSVEILGALPIAQQVSMVYGESNATPHPATMNGRSVSSTRRSSNSDLKEAMKDTATKDTASKDTATPKQLPKKEAEVKPQSYKDTVKKQKNLMALLASEIKGTSKEDEEVEHPKTEAVDASIKMARLGHDVTSPTEEKEPILESVETKSVDQTQAARVAASRKKDSVPQKAPPSPKTRHSLIQKQGTSETLSSSKKQLSSPEKKLTKPQPHPRSPQNIRRNGTAKSTKDAAPPSPVPSPRRSKMGSPASMRRQDSQDGDISSGAEDGKRIVNCAAKGSSSEFATPQREKKADQKIKESSSESEAEVRQRVSPVTEEHVALIKKKSKKNSTAEKRDR
- the LOC129259803 gene encoding titin homolog isoform X1; this translates as MLSVDRNLSHDLLRRSETEDTADAADRLIARHRRRKSSVDSSSDVFDSPHRSGSRDRRHDDFSDSDSVTSSASVDRPSRRHIKSERTDIRESRRQDSLPVSEQEARESIRLMIQNINNLLAEASKDDPVVNDKIDTIKLKKEEEKNPDDSDNDVDDNVFDMEDPIESNVSRMDSKSPDAGVHKQPDGSGTNNNNKPSRDKRKRHNQAVTMEDIQKASKLKGSSDPAPSHTSQKSKDLPPSPKIIEPPVQSAKTSSQEMSPRNLKAGGFKIETVTKTELKKDSSMPKPGDQTVLKRATSPTHDVSKRASWGSNKGEPLKDGLKPAGGQQTGVDRPSSPLSKVTLRKPEIPKVLQDSTRQRKNSDSSISTSESLSVSPTRKVRGGSFSNKSDSEKTGSLQRPKSMPVKDSATSSQSKDQKTPSSKTGGHARVSSSPEKKRLSKTMSSPERKPPKKTDTKASAERKLSSASSTSSSTKSSQVDKRTSYPPAKTTSPDRKPLSRRQSSPEKKLTTRPASPEKKLRTRPASPEKKLTTRQPSPEKKVSKTTGEKKLTRQASSEKKPSRTTSPEKKVSGKSSTEIKSSRTVSPDKRVSKTSPTEKKNERATSPEKRPSTKRTSSPVKKPSVKKDSESKTNKKSPESTKATKDADNKKMESKTNGVDVSKKEPAKSDLIVQKPQVKEEIIAKKEENKEEAVPAAPEPKMPQPVVTIVAPAPDRKPSQAKRIRSRTIEVDMLRRNGTPDPKRDALSTKDDELFAMMQMRAQQIREEEEKEGKVDESGEEEDRSVSEEKPEDVIKVSLKDRMQSFKGKESKPTLVDYSKLPVSPTPKRATKMQPPEKRPEPVNVKQNGEEKKSEDEAEEDDQLAGLSLSEKMKMFTQMSAIRKKAQEEEEKRAKSKSSSRFHRTRGRDRFQTQPVTPEELTTASSLAKEMAAQAENNEESKEKDEDIAREVKKEEVEDTMNTQDRIREEIRQAKLRETIVEEPSEESDDTSSRLPSMAEEEEPPADVQEDEYSKLTLSEKMRLFKEKSTEGTKPPPKVEPPKRKRRSESRFRTQPITVDEVKKAAVSPLAKSFSRPPSVEILGALPIAQQVSMVYGESNATPHPATMNGRSVSSTRRSSNSDLKEAMKDTATKDTASKDTATPKQLPKKEAEVKPQSYKDTVKKQKNLMALLASEIKGTSKEDEEVEHPKTEAVDASIKMARLGHDVTSPTEEKEPILESVETKSVDQTQAARVAASRKKDSVPQKAPPSPKTRHSLIQKQGTSETLSSSKKQLSSPEKKLTKPQPHPRSPQNIRRNGTAKSTKDAAPPSPVPSPRRSKMGSPASMRRQDSQDGDISSGAEDGKRIVNCAAKGSSSEFATPQREKKADQKIKESSSESEAEVRQRVSPVTEEHVALIKKKSKKNSTAEKRDR
- the LOC129259803 gene encoding titin homolog isoform X2, whose protein sequence is MLSVDRNLSHDLLRRSETEDTADAADRLIARHRRRKSSVDSSSDVFDSPHRSGSRDRRHDDFSDSDSVTSSASVDRPSRRHIKSERTDIRESRRQDSLSEQEARESIRLMIQNINNLLAEASKDDPVVNDKIDTIKLKKEEEKNPDDSDNDVDDNVFDMEDPIESNVSRMDSKSPDAGVHKQPDGSGTNNNNKPSRDKRKRHNQAVTMEDIQKASKLKGSSDPAPSHTSQKSKDLPPSPKIIEPPVQSAKTSSQEMSPRNLKAGGFKIETVTKTELKKDSSMPKPGDQTVLKRATSPTHDVSKRASWGSNKGEPLKDGLKPAGGQQTGVDRPSSPLSKVTLRKPEIPKVLQDSTRQRKNSDSSISTSESLSVSPTRKVRGGSFSNKSDSEKTGSLQRPKSMPVKDSATSSQSKDQKTPSSKTGGHARVSSSPEKKRLSKTMSSPERKPPKKTDTKASAERKLSSASSTSSSTKSSQVDKRTSYPPAKTTSPDRKPLSRRQSSPEKKLTTRPASPEKKLRTRPASPEKKLTTRQPSPEKKVSKTTGEKKLTRQASSEKKPSRTTSPEKKVSGKSSTEIKSSRTVSPDKRVSKTSPTEKKNERATSPEKRPSTKRTSSPVKKPSVKKDSESKTNKKSPESTKATKDADNKKMESKTNGVDVSKKEPAKSDLIVQKPQVKEEIIAKKEENKEEAVPAAPEPKMPQPVVTIVAPAPDRKPSQAKRIRSRTIEVDMLRRNGTPDPKRDALSTKDDELFAMMQMRAQQIREEEEKEGKVDESGEEEDRSVSEEKPEDVIKVSLKDRMQSFKGKESKPTLVDYSKLPVSPTPKRATKMQPPEKRPEPVNVKQNGEEKKSEDEAEEDDQLAGLSLSEKMKMFTQMSAIRKKAQEEEEKRAKSKSSSRFHRTRGRDRFQTQPVTPEELTTASSLAKEMAAQAENNEESKEKDEDIAREVKKEEVEDTMNTQDRIREEIRQAKLRETIVEEPSEESDDTSSRLPSMAEEEEPPADVQEDEYSKLTLSEKMRLFKEKSTEGTKPPPKVEPPKRKRRSESRFRTQPITVDEVKKAAVSPLAKSFSRPPSVEILGALPIAQQVSMVYGESNATPHPATMNGRSVSSTRRSSNSDLKEAMKDTATKDTASKDTATPKQLPKKEAEVKPQSYKDTVKKQKNLMALLASEIKGTSKEDEEVEHPKTEAVDASIKMARLGHDVTSPTEEKEPILESVETKSVDQTQAARVAASRKKDSVPQKAPPSPKTRHSLIQKQGTSETLSSSKKQLSSPEKKLTKPQPHPRSPQNIRRNGTAKSTKDAAPPSPVPSPRRSKMGSPASMRRQDSQDGDISSGAEDGKRIVNCAAKGSSSEFATPQREKKADQKIKESSSESEAEVRQRVSPVTEEHVALIKKKSKKNSTAEKRDR
- the LOC129259803 gene encoding serine/arginine repetitive matrix protein 1-like isoform X5; the encoded protein is MLSVDRNLSHDLLRRSETEDTADAADRLIARHRRRKSSVDSSSDVFDSPHRSGSRDRRHDDFSDSDSVTSSASVDRPSRRHIKSERTDIRESRRQDSHSKSPDAGVHKQPDGSGTNNNNKPSRDKRKRHNQAVTMEDIQKASKLKGSSDPAPSHTSQKSKDLPPSPKIIEPPVQSAKTSSQEMSPRNLKAGGFKIETVTKTELKKDSSMPKPGDQTVLKRATSPTHDVSKRASWGSNKGEPLKDGLKPAGGQQTGVDRPSSPLSKVTLRKPEIPKVLQDSTRQRKNSDSSISTSESLSVSPTRKVRGGSFSNKSDSEKTGSLQRPKSMPVKDSATSSQSKDQKTPSSKTGGHARVSSSPEKKRLSKTMSSPERKPPKKTDTKASAERKLSSASSTSSSTKSSQVDKRTSYPPAKTTSPDRKPLSRRQSSPEKKLTTRPASPEKKLRTRPASPEKKLTTRQPSPEKKVSKTTGEKKLTRQASSEKKPSRTTSPEKKVSGKSSTEIKSSRTVSPDKRVSKTSPTEKKNERATSPEKRPSTKRTSSPVKKPSVKKDSESKTNKKSPESTKATKDADNKKMESKTNGVDVSKKEPAKSDLIVQKPQVKEEIIAKKEENKEEAVPAAPEPKMPQPVVTIVAPAPDRKPSQAKRIRSRTIEVDMLRRNGTPDPKRDALSTKDDELFAMMQMRAQQIREEEEKEGKVDESGEEEDRSVSEEKPEDVIKVSLKDRMQSFKGKESKPTLVDYSKLPVSPTPKRATKMQPPEKRPEPVNVKQNGEEKKSEDEAEEDDQLAGLSLSEKMKMFTQMSAIRKKAQEEEEKRAKSKSSSRFHRTRGRDRFQTQPVTPEELTTASSLAKEMAAQAENNEESKEKDEDIAREVKKEEVEDTMNTQDRIREEIRQAKLRETIVEEPSEESDDTSSRLPSMAEEEEPPADVQEDEYSKLTLSEKMRLFKEKSTEGTKPPPKVEPPKRKRRSESRFRTQPITVDEVKKAAVSPLAKSFSRPPSVEILGALPIAQQVSMVYGESNATPHPATMNGRSVSSTRRSSNSDLKEAMKDTATKDTASKDTATPKQLPKKEAEVKPQSYKDTVKKQKNLMALLASEIKGTSKEDEEVEHPKTEAVDASIKMARLGHDVTSPTEEKEPILESVETKSVDQTQAARVAASRKKDSVPQKAPPSPKTRHSLIQKQGTSETLSSSKKQLSSPEKKLTKPQPHPRSPQNIRRNGTAKSTKDAAPPSPVPSPRRSKMGSPASMRRQDSQDGDISSGAEDGKRIVNCAAKGSSSEFATPQREKKADQKIKESSSESEAEVRQRVSPVTEEHVALIKKKSKKNSTAEKRDR